One stretch of Dissulfurimicrobium hydrothermale DNA includes these proteins:
- a CDS encoding aconitate hydratase, whose amino-acid sequence MGLTVTEKIIAGHLVEGEMTPGSEIAVRIDQTLTQDATGTMAYLEFEAIGIPRVRTDLSVSYVDHNLLQSDFRNADDHRFLRTVAARFGVLFSRPGNGICHQVHLERFSEPGKTLLGSDSHTPTAGGASMLAIGAGGLDVAMAMAGQPFYLRMPRVVGVNLVGRLQPWVSARDVILELLHRLTIKGGVGKVIEYFGPGVMTLTVPDRAVIANLGTELGATSSVFPSDEMTRAFLKAQGREGLWRPLEADADACYDEVIEMDLARLEPMIACPSSPDNVVPVREVAGRAVSQVIIGSCANSSYRDLALASLVLKDRAIHKDVSFEVNPGSLQVLENLEINGLLLPLIHAGTRMHQSGCLGCIGMGQAPATGTISLRTFTRNFPGRSGTKDDQVYLCSPETAVASVVAGAITDPRDLGEMPDIHLPERFVVNDGGIIVPPKDGSRVEVLRGPNIKPLPVFDPLPDTLSCRVILKVGDNITTDHIMPAGSKILPLRSNIPAISEYVFSSIDPSFAMRAREVGSCMVVGGENYGQGSSREHAALAPRYLGVRVKLVKSFARIHRANLINFGIVPLTFKDPDDYAYIAQDGHVEIPGLRAALLDGMDEVELRVDGRLIVARLELSRRDREILTTGGLLNWTRARIQGV is encoded by the coding sequence ATGGGCCTTACAGTCACCGAAAAGATCATAGCCGGGCATTTGGTTGAAGGCGAAATGACCCCTGGATCTGAGATAGCCGTGCGAATAGATCAGACTCTTACCCAGGATGCCACTGGCACCATGGCGTATCTCGAATTTGAGGCTATAGGCATCCCGCGGGTCAGGACCGATCTCTCTGTGAGTTATGTTGACCACAACCTCCTACAGTCAGACTTTAGAAATGCTGACGACCATCGTTTTCTGCGTACCGTAGCGGCCCGTTTCGGCGTTCTCTTCTCACGGCCTGGAAACGGCATATGTCATCAGGTACACCTTGAGCGTTTTTCCGAACCAGGAAAGACACTCCTTGGTTCAGACAGCCACACACCGACGGCGGGCGGTGCGTCCATGTTGGCTATAGGCGCTGGCGGTCTTGATGTGGCCATGGCCATGGCTGGTCAACCTTTTTATCTGCGCATGCCGAGGGTTGTGGGCGTAAATCTCGTAGGACGACTCCAACCATGGGTCTCGGCTAGAGACGTAATCTTGGAGCTGTTGCATCGCCTGACTATAAAAGGTGGTGTAGGTAAGGTGATTGAATACTTTGGTCCGGGGGTTATGACCTTGACTGTTCCTGATAGGGCGGTCATTGCAAATCTGGGTACCGAATTGGGGGCGACTAGTTCGGTTTTTCCTTCTGATGAGATGACAAGGGCCTTCTTGAAGGCCCAGGGTCGTGAAGGGCTCTGGCGGCCGCTCGAGGCGGATGCGGATGCCTGTTATGATGAGGTGATCGAGATGGATCTTGCGAGGCTTGAGCCCATGATCGCCTGTCCTTCATCGCCTGACAATGTGGTGCCAGTGCGCGAAGTGGCGGGCAGGGCTGTTTCGCAGGTGATAATCGGCTCATGTGCCAACTCCTCATACAGAGATCTGGCCCTGGCCTCACTTGTATTGAAGGATCGGGCCATTCATAAAGATGTGAGTTTCGAGGTCAATCCTGGCAGCCTCCAGGTCTTGGAGAACTTGGAGATCAACGGTCTTCTTTTACCGCTCATCCATGCAGGTACAAGGATGCACCAGTCTGGCTGTCTTGGCTGTATAGGCATGGGCCAGGCCCCTGCCACAGGCACCATCTCCCTCCGCACCTTCACCAGGAATTTCCCGGGCAGGAGCGGCACCAAAGATGATCAGGTCTATCTGTGTAGCCCTGAGACAGCTGTGGCGTCTGTGGTCGCCGGGGCCATAACGGACCCGAGGGATCTCGGCGAGATGCCCGACATCCATCTACCTGAGCGATTCGTCGTCAATGACGGCGGCATAATAGTTCCACCCAAAGACGGCTCAAGGGTCGAGGTGCTTCGGGGGCCTAACATAAAACCGCTCCCAGTCTTTGATCCACTTCCTGACACCCTGTCCTGTCGGGTCATCCTCAAGGTGGGCGACAACATCACCACCGACCACATAATGCCTGCAGGGAGCAAGATCCTTCCCCTCAGAAGCAACATTCCGGCCATAAGCGAGTATGTCTTTTCGTCCATCGATCCTTCTTTTGCGATGAGGGCCAGGGAAGTGGGCTCGTGTATGGTGGTCGGTGGTGAGAATTATGGCCAGGGTTCATCAAGGGAACATGCTGCATTGGCCCCTAGATATCTTGGGGTGCGGGTTAAGTTGGTCAAGAGTTTTGCCAGGATTCACAGGGCGAATTTGATAAATTTTGGTATTGTTCCGTTGACCTTCAAGGATCCAGATGATTACGCATATATCGCACAAGACGGCCATGTGGAGATACCTGGGCTTAGAGCGGCCTTGCTAGATGGCATGGATGAGGTGGAGTTGAGGGTCGACGGTCGGTTGATTGTCGCCCGTCTGGAGCTGAGCAGGCGCGATAGGGAAATATTGACTACAGGGGGGCTCTTGAACTGGACGAGGGCGAGGATCCAGGGGGTGTAA
- the argS gene encoding arginine--tRNA ligase: MREKVLSALISAFDNLKSKKKLPALPVPASHQVVRPKERGYGDFASNLALAVAPSMKLKPRDIATAIVQELEGDLFFEKIEVAGPGFINFFISPDQWQKRLLDIHRAGESFGESNAGEGKRVLVEFVSANPTGPLHVGHGRGAAVGDSLARIMKAAGFDVEKEYYINDVGNQMNTLGASVYLRYQGLLGRKALFPKEYYQGDYIIDIAKKIIASRGKDFLDQPMESCLPFFVKTAVDDISAGIKKDLDDFGVSFDTWFSEKIIHDSGLVERTIEKLKQAGHIYEEDGALWFKTTAFGDEKDRVVRRSNGVLTYFAADMAYHLHKLERGYDLLVNIWGADHHGYVPRVKAAIMALGYPEDRLRVLLVQFVSLLEGGKTKSMSTRSGEFVTLREVLEEVGRDAARFVFLTRKSDSQLDFDLELAKRQGQENPVYYVQYAHARLSSILKNAEDLGLWPACLDEADPKLLGSEEDLDILKHLDAFPQVVKEGALALEPHRISYYLTELAGLFHNYYTKNRFIGEDRHLTCARLLLADTIRQVLKKALGLIGVSAPKQM; this comes from the coding sequence ATGCGCGAAAAGGTCTTATCCGCGCTCATCAGCGCATTTGATAATTTGAAGTCAAAAAAGAAACTGCCCGCCCTCCCAGTCCCGGCCTCACACCAAGTGGTAAGGCCCAAAGAAAGGGGGTACGGGGACTTCGCAAGCAATCTGGCACTGGCCGTAGCGCCCTCCATGAAGCTCAAGCCAAGGGATATAGCCACGGCTATTGTACAGGAGCTCGAAGGCGACTTATTTTTTGAAAAAATTGAGGTCGCTGGCCCTGGTTTTATAAATTTTTTCATCTCACCTGATCAGTGGCAAAAAAGACTCCTTGATATCCATAGGGCCGGGGAGTCCTTTGGTGAATCCAATGCCGGAGAGGGTAAAAGGGTGCTCGTCGAATTTGTAAGCGCAAACCCGACCGGGCCCCTACATGTCGGACACGGCAGAGGGGCGGCCGTCGGCGATTCGCTCGCAAGGATCATGAAGGCCGCCGGATTCGATGTGGAAAAGGAATACTACATAAACGACGTGGGCAATCAAATGAATACCCTTGGGGCCTCAGTATATCTCCGCTATCAAGGACTTCTAGGGCGAAAGGCCCTCTTCCCCAAGGAATATTATCAGGGGGATTATATCATCGACATCGCAAAAAAAATTATCGCGTCAAGAGGGAAGGATTTCCTTGATCAACCCATGGAGTCTTGCCTGCCTTTTTTTGTAAAGACAGCTGTTGACGACATCTCGGCAGGCATCAAAAAGGATCTCGATGACTTCGGTGTAAGTTTTGATACATGGTTCAGCGAAAAGATCATACATGACTCAGGGCTTGTGGAAAGGACTATTGAAAAGCTGAAACAGGCAGGACACATATATGAAGAGGATGGGGCACTGTGGTTTAAAACCACTGCATTCGGCGACGAAAAGGACCGGGTGGTCAGACGTTCAAACGGGGTCCTTACCTATTTTGCGGCGGATATGGCATACCACCTACACAAGCTCGAGAGAGGTTATGATCTCCTTGTCAACATCTGGGGGGCGGATCATCACGGCTATGTGCCCAGAGTAAAGGCAGCAATCATGGCCCTTGGCTATCCTGAAGACAGGTTAAGGGTCCTGCTCGTCCAGTTTGTGAGTCTGCTCGAAGGCGGCAAGACCAAGTCAATGTCCACAAGGTCGGGTGAATTCGTAACACTGAGAGAAGTCCTTGAGGAGGTAGGTAGAGATGCAGCAAGGTTTGTATTTCTTACAAGAAAATCAGACAGCCAACTGGATTTCGACCTCGAACTAGCTAAAAGACAGGGACAGGAAAATCCTGTTTATTATGTACAATATGCCCATGCGAGATTGTCAAGCATCCTTAAAAATGCAGAGGATCTCGGCCTTTGGCCAGCATGTCTCGACGAGGCTGACCCAAAACTCCTGGGATCCGAAGAAGACCTGGACATCCTGAAACATCTCGACGCATTCCCTCAGGTGGTCAAAGAAGGCGCATTAGCCCTTGAACCACACAGGATCAGCTACTATCTCACAGAACTTGCAGGACTGTTTCACAATTATTATACAAAAAACAGATTCATAGGCGAGGACAGGCATCTTACGTGCGCAAGGCTTCTCCTGGCTGACACTATAAGACAGGTGTTGAAAAAGGCCTTGGGTCTCATAGGGGTCTCGGCCCCAAAACAGATGTAG
- a CDS encoding SPOR domain-containing protein, which translates to MARTERTGKKIQFQLSWGGLAAVAISTICVLLWAFVLGFWSGKKVAEKNAALIMAQQPKQTAQAQPAARANENLPPQGQGQQEAREAGGPETQQPTTFQANKEAQGLNAAAHLQQASEKGQPQGAAQLQQPAATPEAASSSQTGQAENGPTTKAAAGEGAKEAGKAKEIETRRPEKAAKQGYEVKKIETTTRPNGHTKAAAETSHERNKAAQTGVKTALVKPQNTAPTHGKGIKEAEGAYYALQIGAFKDKKNAELELVRLDAKGYKARIKVTDTGTPNGTLHRVYLGRFKTPEEAKAFAKTLHDKDGIDSYVIFVKE; encoded by the coding sequence ATGGCGCGGACAGAAAGGACTGGGAAAAAGATACAGTTTCAGCTGAGCTGGGGCGGTTTGGCTGCAGTTGCCATATCCACCATATGTGTGCTTCTTTGGGCGTTCGTACTGGGCTTCTGGAGTGGCAAAAAGGTGGCTGAGAAAAACGCCGCCCTGATTATGGCGCAACAACCGAAGCAGACAGCTCAGGCCCAGCCTGCAGCACGCGCAAATGAAAATCTGCCACCGCAGGGGCAGGGACAACAGGAAGCCAGGGAAGCTGGCGGACCTGAAACACAACAGCCTACAACGTTCCAGGCGAATAAAGAGGCACAAGGGCTGAATGCAGCCGCACATCTACAGCAGGCATCCGAAAAGGGTCAACCTCAAGGCGCGGCACAACTGCAGCAACCAGCCGCGACACCGGAGGCGGCCTCCTCTTCCCAAACCGGCCAGGCGGAGAACGGACCCACCACAAAGGCAGCGGCCGGCGAAGGGGCTAAAGAGGCTGGAAAGGCTAAAGAGATCGAAACGCGGCGGCCCGAAAAGGCCGCAAAACAAGGGTATGAGGTCAAAAAGATCGAGACCACGACAAGACCTAATGGTCACACAAAGGCCGCGGCCGAGACGTCACATGAACGAAACAAGGCGGCTCAAACTGGTGTGAAAACAGCCCTTGTCAAGCCGCAAAACACGGCACCTACCCATGGAAAAGGTATAAAAGAAGCTGAGGGGGCATATTACGCCCTTCAAATAGGGGCCTTCAAGGATAAAAAGAATGCCGAACTGGAGCTTGTGCGCCTCGATGCCAAGGGATACAAGGCGCGGATCAAGGTCACGGATACTGGCACACCCAACGGAACGCTCCACAGGGTGTATCTGGGTCGTTTCAAGACCCCGGAAGAGGCCAAGGCCTTCGCAAAGACCCTCCACGACAAAGACGGGATCGACTCTTATGTGATATTCGTAAAGGAATAA
- a CDS encoding N-acetyltransferase, protein MIRKAEIGDIKAIHALLSRFAEKSLLLPRSLSELYSHLRDYTVFEAKDCTIKGVAALHIVWDDLAEVRSLAVDEEYQKHGIGRELVRQCLSEAKALGIHNVFTLTYQPDFFEKLGFKPVDKTILPHKIWADCVRCPKFPDCDESALLIEL, encoded by the coding sequence ATGATACGAAAGGCTGAGATAGGCGATATAAAGGCGATTCATGCCCTACTGTCCCGTTTTGCAGAAAAGAGTCTACTCCTTCCGCGATCTCTGAGTGAGTTGTATAGCCACCTCAGGGATTATACCGTGTTCGAGGCCAAGGACTGCACAATCAAAGGCGTCGCCGCCCTTCACATCGTATGGGACGACCTTGCCGAGGTAAGATCGCTGGCGGTCGACGAAGAGTACCAAAAACACGGGATCGGACGCGAACTTGTCAGGCAGTGCCTCTCCGAGGCCAAGGCGCTTGGCATACACAATGTCTTTACACTCACATATCAGCCTGATTTTTTTGAAAAGCTTGGGTTCAAGCCGGTCGACAAGACGATTCTTCCCCACAAGATCTGGGCGGATTGTGTGAGGTGTCCCAAATTTCCAGATTGTGACGAGTCAGCGCTGTTGATAGAACTGTAA
- the secA gene encoding preprotein translocase subunit SecA, translated as MINKILTKVFGTKHDREIKRLMPIVEQINSLEREISALSDDELKAKTPAFKERLKNGESLDSLLPEAFAVVREAAKRVLGLRPYDVQLIGGIVLHQGKIAEMKTGEGKTLVAVMPVYLNALTGRGVHVVTVNDYLAKRDSEWMGNIYRFLGLDVGVIVHDMDDAQRKAAYMADVTYGTNNEFGFDYLRDNMKYSLEDMVQRDFHYAIVDEVDSILIDEARTPLIISGPSEESTDLYYKVNQIIPSLKRDVHYTVDEKARSVILTEEGIAKCEKLLHVNNLYDPAQTEILHHVEQALKAHALFQIDKDYIVKDGQVVIVDEFTGRIMPGRRYSDGLHQALEAKEGVKIENENQTLASITFQNYFRMYEKLAGMTGTAETEAAEFYKIYRLDVVVIPTHKPMIRQDYSDLVFKTVREKFLAAAKEIKRLHEEGRPVLVGTTSVEKSEQLSQLLKKMGIPHEVLNAKHHEREAEIVAHAGEMGRVTIATNMAGRGTDIVLGQGVAELGGLHILGTERHESRRIDNQLRGRSGRQGDPGSSRFYLSLEDDLLRIFGAERISSIMDKLGMEEGEPIEHPMLTKAIENAQRKVEAHNFEIRKHLLEYDDVMNKQREVIYSQRRQILGGRELRDDILDFMEEIASSLVETYTNEKIPPDEWEWSALEERLAGQFGIKLGLTQEERQVVDTKNLEERIASALKAAYEKQIERFGSEEMGHIERFIMLQTLDNRWKDHLLNMDYLREGIGLRGYGQKDPLQEYRKEGYDMFMAMIQAFREETVGLLLRVRPVEEVRVEELEAQRKKKQAELSYSRNQGDDKPVTVRRKEKKVGRNDPCPCGSGKKYKKCCGRDKN; from the coding sequence ATGATAAACAAGATACTTACCAAGGTCTTCGGCACCAAACACGACCGCGAGATAAAAAGACTCATGCCCATTGTGGAGCAAATAAATTCGCTTGAACGCGAGATCTCGGCACTCTCAGACGACGAACTCAAGGCGAAAACCCCTGCATTCAAAGAAAGACTCAAAAACGGTGAATCCCTGGACAGTCTCCTGCCAGAGGCATTCGCAGTGGTACGCGAGGCTGCAAAGAGGGTCCTCGGCCTACGGCCTTATGATGTCCAGCTTATAGGAGGCATTGTCCTACATCAGGGAAAGATCGCAGAGATGAAGACAGGCGAAGGGAAAACACTGGTCGCGGTCATGCCTGTATATCTGAACGCCCTTACAGGTCGCGGCGTCCACGTGGTGACTGTAAACGACTACCTGGCAAAACGCGACTCCGAATGGATGGGCAACATCTATAGATTTCTTGGGCTCGATGTGGGCGTCATAGTGCACGACATGGACGATGCGCAGAGAAAGGCTGCCTATATGGCCGACGTAACCTATGGCACCAACAACGAATTCGGCTTCGACTATCTCAGGGACAACATGAAATATTCACTGGAAGACATGGTCCAGCGCGATTTCCATTACGCCATTGTGGATGAGGTAGACAGCATCCTGATAGACGAGGCCAGAACACCGCTCATCATCTCCGGCCCCTCTGAGGAGTCGACAGATCTCTACTACAAGGTCAATCAAATCATCCCGTCTCTCAAACGGGATGTCCATTATACAGTAGATGAAAAGGCCCGTTCCGTGATCCTTACCGAAGAAGGCATAGCCAAGTGCGAAAAGCTCCTGCACGTCAACAACCTCTATGACCCGGCGCAGACAGAGATCCTCCATCACGTCGAGCAGGCGCTCAAGGCGCACGCCCTGTTTCAGATAGACAAGGACTACATAGTAAAAGATGGCCAGGTTGTCATTGTAGATGAATTCACCGGCCGCATAATGCCCGGCAGGCGGTACAGCGACGGGCTTCATCAGGCCCTCGAGGCCAAGGAAGGTGTCAAGATCGAGAACGAAAACCAGACCCTTGCATCCATCACCTTCCAAAACTATTTCCGTATGTATGAAAAACTTGCGGGCATGACAGGTACAGCCGAGACCGAGGCCGCCGAGTTTTATAAGATATACAGGCTTGATGTGGTGGTCATACCCACCCACAAGCCAATGATCCGCCAGGACTATTCTGACCTGGTGTTTAAGACCGTGAGAGAAAAATTCCTTGCGGCCGCAAAAGAGATCAAACGGCTCCACGAGGAAGGGCGCCCAGTACTGGTCGGAACAACCAGTGTCGAGAAATCCGAACAACTCTCGCAACTCTTAAAAAAGATGGGCATACCGCACGAGGTGTTGAACGCCAAACACCATGAGCGCGAAGCTGAAATAGTGGCCCATGCCGGCGAGATGGGACGCGTTACCATCGCCACAAATATGGCCGGGCGGGGGACCGACATAGTGCTTGGCCAAGGGGTGGCGGAACTCGGCGGTCTGCACATACTCGGGACCGAGCGCCATGAATCGAGACGCATAGACAACCAGCTGCGAGGCCGTTCCGGACGGCAGGGTGACCCAGGTTCGTCCAGATTCTATCTGTCGCTCGAAGATGATCTATTGCGCATATTCGGCGCCGAACGCATCTCAAGCATTATGGACAAACTAGGCATGGAGGAAGGGGAACCTATCGAACACCCTATGCTCACAAAGGCCATAGAAAACGCCCAACGCAAGGTTGAGGCCCATAACTTTGAGATAAGAAAACACCTCCTCGAATACGACGATGTGATGAACAAGCAACGGGAGGTGATCTACAGTCAGAGGAGGCAGATACTTGGGGGCCGGGAATTGAGGGATGACATACTCGATTTCATGGAAGAAATTGCATCCTCCCTGGTCGAAACCTATACAAATGAAAAAATACCTCCGGACGAGTGGGAGTGGTCTGCGCTAGAAGAGAGACTCGCTGGCCAATTCGGCATAAAGCTCGGCCTTACCCAGGAAGAAAGACAAGTTGTCGACACAAAAAACCTTGAGGAAAGGATAGCCTCTGCCCTCAAGGCGGCTTATGAAAAACAAATCGAACGATTTGGTTCGGAAGAGATGGGGCACATAGAGCGCTTCATCATGCTTCAGACCCTCGACAACCGCTGGAAGGACCACCTCTTAAACATGGACTATCTGCGCGAAGGGATCGGTCTTAGGGGGTACGGCCAGAAAGACCCGCTCCAGGAATACAGGAAAGAGGGCTATGATATGTTCATGGCCATGATACAGGCCTTCCGCGAGGAAACCGTAGGCCTCCTGCTCAGGGTAAGGCCAGTTGAAGAGGTCCGTGTAGAGGAGCTTGAGGCACAGCGCAAGAAAAAACAGGCCGAACTCTCATACAGCCGCAACCAAGGTGATGACAAGCCAGTAACAGTAAGGCGAAAGGAAAAGAAGGTTGGCAGGAACGATCCATGCCCTTGCGGGAGTGGGAAAAAATACAAAAAATGTTGCGGAAGGGATAAAAATTAA
- the argJ gene encoding bifunctional glutamate N-acetyltransferase/amino-acid acetyltransferase ArgJ encodes MRVTGFLGSAVEAGIKHKGRLDLGLILSERPAVAAAVFTRNEVKAAPVIAGIRRMATGNPYVRAVVVNSGNANACTGLNGLQDVETTKLLVGRALNIDPEDILVSSTGVIGKPMPMDRITNAIHALIDGLDEDRLDLVAQAILTTDSMKKTAVRDIKIDGVKVRIAGMAKGAGMIAPMLAPPQATMLAFILTDADITPTFARETLNMATKESFNRILIDGDTSTNDTVFFLANGLAGNHSIENGRWGDAFNAILKDLMQELARLIVADGEGATKLVTIIVKGARNHAEADVIARTIATSPLVKTALFGNDPNWGRILAAAGRAGFALDQDRIALTIGGVEIVRGGVGIGEEAEVTAKGVMAGREYEIRLDLGLGEAEARVLTSDLSVEYVRINADYRT; translated from the coding sequence ATGCGGGTAACTGGATTTCTTGGTTCGGCCGTGGAGGCAGGGATAAAACACAAAGGGCGGCTTGACCTCGGACTGATCCTTTCTGAAAGGCCAGCGGTTGCAGCTGCCGTCTTTACGCGGAACGAAGTAAAGGCAGCGCCGGTCATCGCCGGTATCAGACGTATGGCCACAGGCAACCCTTACGTGCGGGCCGTCGTGGTAAACAGCGGAAATGCAAACGCATGTACAGGGTTGAATGGCCTTCAAGATGTAGAAACCACAAAGCTGCTTGTCGGCCGGGCGCTCAATATCGATCCGGAAGACATCCTGGTATCTTCAACAGGCGTAATCGGGAAACCAATGCCCATGGACAGGATCACAAATGCAATCCACGCCCTGATAGATGGGCTCGACGAAGATCGGCTTGATCTTGTCGCCCAAGCCATACTTACGACGGACAGTATGAAAAAAACTGCCGTGAGGGACATCAAGATAGATGGGGTGAAGGTGAGGATTGCGGGTATGGCGAAAGGTGCCGGCATGATAGCCCCAATGCTTGCCCCTCCTCAAGCGACCATGCTTGCATTCATCCTGACAGATGCCGACATTACGCCGACCTTTGCCCGCGAAACCCTAAACATGGCGACCAAGGAAAGCTTCAATCGCATACTTATAGATGGGGACACAAGTACAAACGACACGGTATTTTTCCTTGCAAACGGTCTAGCTGGGAATCATTCAATAGAAAATGGGCGTTGGGGCGACGCATTCAATGCGATATTAAAAGACCTCATGCAGGAACTAGCCCGCCTAATCGTAGCCGACGGCGAGGGTGCAACAAAGCTTGTGACCATTATTGTGAAAGGGGCAAGAAACCATGCAGAGGCGGATGTGATAGCAAGGACCATAGCCACATCTCCCCTTGTAAAGACCGCCCTTTTCGGCAACGATCCCAATTGGGGCAGGATATTGGCCGCTGCCGGTAGGGCTGGCTTCGCCCTTGATCAAGACCGAATTGCGCTTACCATAGGTGGGGTTGAGATTGTAAGGGGTGGTGTGGGCATTGGGGAAGAGGCCGAGGTTACAGCGAAAGGGGTCATGGCCGGTCGAGAATATGAGATAAGGCTCGACCTCGGCCTCGGAGAGGCCGAGGCTAGGGTCCTCACATCCGACTTATCGGTTGAATATGTCCGTATAAATGCAGACTACCGTACCTAA
- the nifA gene encoding nif-specific transcriptional activator NifA, which translates to MQTTVPKKQDDTIHNSNPDTLAIEIQALYEISLLIGSAVFFDKTLLEILRVLHDTLHMERATLVLLDHTGERLIIKASYGLTKEEEQRGVYGLGEGITGQVFRTCAPFVVPDIKAEPLFLNRTKARDRIITKERLSFIGVPIILAGKPVGVLTVDRLFGPEISFEEDVRFLTVVATLVAQFLNLHQAIHKKEESLLEENRSLRAELHGRYARHNIVGSSKAMHEVLLAVEKVAPTRATVLILGESGTGKELIARAIHQASPRHERPFIKVNCAALPETLLESELFGHEKGAFTGATARKKGRFELADGGTLFLDEIGELPLSLQAKLLRVLQEQQFELLGGTQTITVDIRLIAATNRDLNMAVDNGSFRADLYYRLNVIPIVIPPLRNRKEDIPLLAEHFLRESNRQNNRNVRLSKEVLDLLMSYDWPGNVRELQNLIERLVIMADENYIQPSDIPSFMLRTPGLIPNTEAVETQTNDGPRQIQQIQKTTLSLCEIERRELEEALRQNNWIQAKAARVLGLTQRQIGYKIKKHGITIPKHKA; encoded by the coding sequence ATGCAGACTACCGTACCTAAAAAACAAGATGATACTATCCATAACAGCAATCCAGATACCCTTGCCATCGAGATCCAGGCACTCTATGAAATATCGCTTCTCATCGGCTCAGCGGTATTTTTTGACAAGACGCTCTTGGAGATATTGCGGGTGCTTCACGATACCCTGCATATGGAGCGAGCCACCCTGGTGCTGCTGGATCATACCGGCGAACGCCTAATAATCAAAGCATCCTACGGCCTGACAAAGGAAGAGGAGCAAAGAGGGGTCTATGGCCTAGGCGAAGGGATAACTGGGCAAGTATTTCGCACCTGCGCGCCGTTTGTGGTACCCGACATAAAAGCAGAACCACTATTTCTAAACAGGACCAAGGCCAGGGACCGCATCATCACAAAGGAAAGACTCTCCTTCATTGGGGTCCCGATAATTCTGGCTGGCAAACCCGTAGGCGTGCTTACGGTCGACAGGCTCTTCGGGCCCGAGATCTCATTTGAAGAAGACGTCCGTTTTCTGACGGTTGTGGCTACACTTGTCGCCCAGTTTTTAAACCTACATCAGGCTATACATAAAAAAGAGGAAAGCCTCCTGGAGGAAAATCGCTCGCTTCGCGCCGAACTCCATGGGAGATACGCCCGCCACAACATAGTCGGCAGCTCGAAGGCCATGCATGAGGTGCTTCTTGCCGTAGAAAAAGTGGCCCCCACAAGGGCCACAGTCTTAATTCTTGGCGAATCGGGCACGGGCAAAGAGCTGATCGCAAGGGCCATCCATCAGGCAAGCCCGAGACATGAACGGCCATTCATTAAGGTGAACTGTGCAGCCCTGCCAGAGACCTTACTTGAAAGCGAGCTCTTTGGCCATGAAAAAGGTGCCTTTACCGGCGCCACAGCAAGGAAAAAGGGGCGCTTCGAGCTGGCTGATGGCGGGACCCTCTTCCTTGACGAGATAGGTGAACTCCCACTCTCATTGCAGGCAAAACTCCTAAGGGTATTGCAAGAACAACAGTTCGAACTCTTGGGTGGAACACAAACCATCACAGTAGACATCAGGTTGATAGCCGCCACAAATAGAGACCTCAATATGGCCGTGGACAATGGGAGCTTCAGGGCCGATCTCTACTATCGTCTTAACGTCATCCCAATCGTCATCCCACCGCTCAGAAACCGTAAAGAAGATATTCCACTGCTAGCGGAGCACTTCTTGCGGGAAAGTAATAGACAAAACAACCGCAATGTGCGGCTTTCTAAAGAGGTACTGGACCTACTCATGTCTTATGACTGGCCAGGAAATGTCCGGGAACTTCAAAACCTCATAGAGCGCCTGGTGATAATGGCTGATGAAAACTATATTCAGCCGTCTGACATCCCGTCATTCATGCTGAGGACGCCGGGATTGATCCCGAATACAGAGGCTGTTGAGACACAAACGAACGATGGGCCGAGACAAATTCAACAAATTCAGAAGACGACGCTTTCCTTGTGCGAGATAGAGCGCCGCGAGCTTGAAGAGGCCCTCAGACAAAACAATTGGATACAGGCCAAGGCTGCGAGGGTCTTAGGTCTCACTCAGCGCCAAATAGGATATAAGATCAAAAAACATGGGATAACCATTCCAAAGCACAAGGCTTGA